AGAGGTATTCTGATCAGAAATGGGTTTCATGTAATACATCCAGCATTACCAAACTAGTGTTACCAGTGAGTTTAGAATAAAAGGGGTACAGTTACAAAGCCAgcatttctaaggaaaaaaaccaaaactcgAGTGCCTTTTTCTTTTGAGCTTATGATGTTATGTCCCTTCAAAAAAGGTAAGGGCTATGTCCTCTGGGATGTAATACTTTGGCCTATCTGTAAGTGGTTTGTTGTGGCATACTCGAGACAAAACTGTCTCTTCTTGGCAGCAGTGAGCTAACTGCAATGTGCTGAGTAGCTTTAATAACCACTTCCACCCTATATGCATGTACAAGCAGCACACAAGTTCGTAAGGTATAAACCCTTGGTTATTTTCTCTGTCCTACTCCTGTGGGAAGGAAGCTCAGTCTTTCTTTTGAGCATTCTAGTTATGCAATTTGGTTCTTCCTGTAACTTGTTACCTTACTGCCATAACATGCTGTTTTGAAGCCTCAATTCTGCATGTAGTTGGGAGTTTGagaattgttttggttttggttcttctgggttttttttcccctcagatcTGTGATTTTCATATTTCTACACTGTTTTGGCACATCTAAGTTAAACTGAAGCAATAGCATAAAGCCCATCTGAACAATAACTTAGGAAAAAATCTAGGCACCAATGAGTTATTTAAATGTTGAAGTGAATTCTGCATTTACACTTCGAAGCTTCTTAATTCCTCAACCtttccaaaatgtttctttgGTGCTAGATGTAACTTATTGAACATcaaaatgaatgtaaaataaagtatttttaatgtatgcAATATGGatatcaatatttattttgtacttGCAAGCTAACTCAAGGTGGTAAATGTTTGCTTTAGCAAATACTAGTCCCTTGGAAAGGGCTTCCCTAGAAGCAATGTCTCATTGTCAGctatgcttttaattttaaaggtgACTTGCACTAGAGGATGCTGCTGTTCCATATTTCACATGGAACTGATTTAGTCTAAGCATTCCTTTGTTATgagctgctggttttctgtttggttgcTTATAAATTGAGATGCAGTTAATGTTAATCCAGCAATTTACTACAGCTATGCTGCTTCTCTTCTATGGTGAAGGGGCTGACATGGCAAAGAGGTCTTTCAGCTTGTATTTTGTGTTGATCTGGAAGTGCTTCCTGTACTGTACAATAACCCAGCCTTCATGTTGCTAATGACAAGGTGTTTTACATGCTTAATGCTCTTGACTTTTCTAATTAAAGTTATTACTAATGATAGTATCTGTCTTAACAGCATTGATGTAAGCCTATGAAAAAGCAACACTCTCTAAGCTGTTCAAAATACTGATCTTGTGCTCTGGGtaggggctgtgctgtgtgtcccaGCCTCCATCCCATCTGTGTGCACTGCCCAGCGCTGGGCTCAGATGCTGCAGAgttctggctgcagcccctcctgccccctgcccattgcaggcccagcacagagcagtgtttgCAGGTTTGCACTGGTCTGTGACCATGAACTGCCTTGGAAATCACCCAAACTAAGCACTCTGCTCTTACTCTCTTGTGTGGCTTTGGAAATCACCCAAACTAAGCACTCTGCTCTTACTCTCGTGTGGCAGCTGCAATCAATTCCTTTGCATCTGGAAAAGGCTTCATGAGCCTTCTTCTTTACTCTTCtcacaaaatgtttttgtgtgtgcCCCAGTCACTCCCAAGTGATGACACATTAAATACTGTGAAGCAAGATACCCCATGAGCATGTTCAGCTCATCAGCTTCTTTCTTCTAAAGAAAGGGAATGTTGCATTCATTTGAAGTTTACATTTGTAGCTGTGCCAGACACAAACGCCTGTGCTGAAATCACACAAAGCCTAACTGATGTTGTGCACACAGCATTTTACTAGATTTTTGCATTGTGTATTGGTAAATAAACTTGTATTAAAGTTTCTTTCCATGATTGATTTAACAGTAATGTGGCTTGGGCAATGAAGAAAATAGCTTAAGTCTTTGCAATAACAAGTGGAGATGCATTGTAGCTAAACGGGTGGAAATGTAGACTATGAGATCACTGGCACTGGTGGTAGATTTGTTGGGTGCTCAAATTTCAGAACttctttcctctgttctttGATTTCTTCAGTGCTCTTTCCTGAGGTATGGCAGAGTGCACAGGTGGTTGGAGCTCTCCATAGACTGACCCACTCCATGCCAAAGCCTCTCTGAGGGCAGGCCAGGGAAGGGAACCACTTTAATGAGAAACTCAGTTACCAGCTTTGAAGATGAACCTTGTGCTGAACATTTAACAGGACCTTGTATTTAAGAGCACCCTTAAGAACACCCCGAATAAATTGATAATTGTCATTTCTGGACTCCTAGTGTGAAGCACGAGGAAGCTCGTTAACAAAATCTTCATCTGCTAGGGAAGAAGGTGTCCCTTTGTTTTAGCTCCCTATTGGACAAACTTCTACACTAAGGACATAATTATTACACTTAGTTTAGATCCAGAGGGATTGGGAGGGGACAAAACAACACATGACAGTTCTTAGAAGGGTATATAAAATGGAACCTGGTCCCTTTTTTACATCAGTTCTGAGAACAGGTCCCAGTCAAAGTGCAACAAAACCCATTTCTTCAATCCTACTTCAGACAACTACGGTGTACATTTAAACCCAGATGGAGCAAAGATACTTCCAAATTCAACTTCAGGATATGGAATCCCCTATTTTCCCCAGTATTTTTAAACTCAGcctttgcatttttcccctGTACTtgattagtttaaaaaaattaacattgtAGTTGTCTTCACACATCAGAAATGACTCTTTCCTCTGCCCAGTTGAAGCATTTTCTTAAAAGCTGAGAAAGAATGAATCCTTAAATAGGACAAAAATTACTAACCTTCAAACAGTTTAATGCACTTAGGCTGTTTCTGGTTAACTGTTTCATTCCCACAAGGGaaaccagcactgggaaaaatgTCTTAAGGAATGACTAATCACTTGTCACCATGAGTAGGTCAGTGTTCAGTAAGCTCTCGGGAACTCTGCATTTGAACTACAAAAAATATAATCAATACCTGGCTTTAAGGTAAGAAGCTCGGTAACCCAAAATAACCAGAAACATggtaaaaaattcagaagtacTTCCCTAAGTTTAAAGATTCTGTCCTGTGTGTTAATAGTGTGGGCTTGCAGGATACAAGAGGATGGATCCTTTGTCAGTTGTGTAATTTGCCAGGTTCCACCCACTCCTATCCAGGTGAAATGTCTTTCAAGTTATCACTTCTGTCCTGTGTGTTAATAGTGTGGGCTTGCAGGATACAAGAGGATGGATCCTTTGTCAGTTGTGTAATTTGCCAGGTTCCACCCACTCCTATCCAGGTGAACTGTCTTTCAAGTAATCATGTGCTGTATTTTAGCCTGATTCTGCAGGAttgggagcagcaggtggagTTAGGGCAAGGGAAGAGTTCTAGTGCAACCTAAGATCCAAGCTGAGTAAATGTAAGAAATAATGAAACTAAGTTCACACTTTTGTTTGAGCCACTTACATGCAATTATTTATGTAAGTCTAAGAGAAATCATATATCCAACTCTCAGCAACTCACTTCTTTGGCTGTTCTGGCTCTCAGCAGGATTGTAACTACAGTTCGCGTAACAAACCAATTGCAAAGCTGGAAGTTACAAGACTATAAAAATTGTTTAAACCAATTtatacattaaattaaaaatccagaGATAGGATAAATTCTATTGGTTCTTCAATGCCATACAAATATTAGATGGTTTTCTTGATTCAATGTGAGTACAGGACAAAAAGGTTGAacaattacaaaataaatctaATCTCCATTGCCATTTATTTACAGTTCAGAATTCACACAGGTTTCAGTTGTTCAGAGAGATTATTTCTGAATAGACAAAAGAGGGCATTTATCACATCAGTGTGTAAAAGCTGATGGgtgcctgcagagagcaggtTATTTGTACCACATCACCCACTTCTGCAGTGTGAGATTCTACAAAACCAAAGGAAGTGTCTGAACCACTATCTGCATTTTCAATCTACACACACTGATAAACTTGAAATTGCAACATTCTTGCGAGCATTTCATTCTTTCCAATTTAATACACTTTCTCAGGAGcaacagtttaaaaaacattatCTTATCTAAAGCATCAGAGGGCTTAATGGCTCTTGTAGTTCACACCAAAGAAGAGCTTATGGAACAGTGATGTTGAAGGCCACTAAGCAGGAGAATTTCATCAGTTACTTAATTTTCAATGGGAGACCTCAACCAACTCATTTAAAGCtctcagggagcagaggaaCGAGGGAAGCATGGTGTGAGAGAGAAACCATCCAGCTGTTTAATAGTTGTATGGCATGTGAGGCTCCAGCCGGAGCGCTAAGCGTCTTTCACCACGCCCACCAGGGCGGGCCGCAGCGTGCGCCCGTGCAGCTTGTAGCCGATCTTGGACACCAGCGCGATGGTGCCCGGCTCCTGCCCCTCCACGGGAGCGTGGAACAGCGCCTCGTGCTCGTAGGGATCGAACTTGGCTCCCACAGGGTCCACTCTGATCAGCCCATGCTTTTTAAACACTTTCTGAATCTGCATTTCTGTCATGACAAGACCTTCGTATAAGCTCTTCAAGTGAGGATTGTCATCCTTGATTTCTTCTTTTGGAACGCTTTCTGTTGCTTTCTCCAAAATGTCTGCAACTTCTAGTAAGTCCTTACAGAAGCTCTGGATCCCTGAAAATGTATAAAGGAGGAGAGAATGGGATTAGTCCACTGAGGGAAACTAGTGTTAAAAACCCCCAACCTCACAACCCCAAAAGCTACAGCAATAATCGCCACTCTTAGACTTTTAAGAAAGTATGTGATAGTGTAGTCATTTGGGATAAAATATCCATTCCGGTTTTGGATGATAATAAAGAACTATTATAGATACCTTGAAATCCACACCATCGCCTCTACTtctatggaagaaaaatatgatttcAACTTGAAAGAGTTACGTTATGCTAATGGTCTAACAGTAACAGTTAAAATTCTTACCAAAGTCACCAAAACCTTCAGATGACTTTTCCTCATGTCCCTCTCATCATATAATGTTCAAAGCATGATGTTGCCCTATTCCTACCGTTTAGTCTGATGTCATAAAAAGTTTTGCAGAAGACAAAGCATGTAATCAGACTGATGAGGATTTCAAGAGACAAACAAGGATTCTTCCACGAACGAAAAGAACTTGCACCTCTCCCTCCCACTCCAACCCTCTTTTACAGAGCTAGCAGCTGTGCCTTGCAAATACAGAGTGATTTCCAAGTTAATCACACTCCTTGTCCTGAAGCTGTTTTCTGGCTCATGCTAAAGAGAATCTGGACTAATCTCACTTCAGGCATTAGCAGTCaagtaaaaatcaaaacagcTGAATCAAATAACACATTTCTACATAAAGGTAAGCAAAGGACAAACAGCACTgggttttgatttggtttttggGTTCCTTTAAGCACCTTACAAGATCTGTGGGGATCAGCTAGTTCTCAGGAAAGGGTCTCTCTAACAATTGCACAACTCTGTAAAGACTCAAGCTCTTTACAGAACAGTAACTAACAATGTCCaagtagtaaaaaaaatctgaaaaaaaacaaaaacccataACAGTAACTAACAATGTCCAAGtagtaaaataaatctgaaaaaacccaaaaacccgtcatggttttaaaataaaaactagagCTGTGGTTGGAGCTGGATTGTACCAAATGGATAAATCAGCTGTCTAGTTATCTGGATCAAACCAAGTAACCAAACTCTTCAGAAGGTGGTTTGGTTCAGTTTTTTATTGCGTACATTGTATTTGCAAATATCTCTGACTGCAACTCAGAATTTATGCAAGTCTCAGAAATGAGTTTCTCTTTTCCCAACAGAACAAGCAGTTATGCACAAGCAATAAAACTTACAGATTACATGTAATCTAGTTTTcaagataaattaatttctattgtGGCACCTCTGAGCTCTGACATGACTCCAAGTCCTTTGCAGTAAGTAGAACATTAGTGAAACAATGCTTATTGCAAATCAACCTCAGGATGAAGCACTCAAATATCCACGAAAAAGAATGCAAGAGTACTGTGTACTCTTTCTTACAGTACACATTAACTGAAGACCCTGTACTCAGAAATTAGAACTAGAGTACTGAGAATTGAACTCTACAGCTGTATATG
The genomic region above belongs to Ficedula albicollis isolate OC2 chromosome 4, FicAlb1.5, whole genome shotgun sequence and contains:
- the GRPEL1 gene encoding grpE protein homolog 1, mitochondrial, with product CLRTSPRLLCAATQQKNTGQNLEEDQSQSQNEQKVESSSAEKLLAEEKAKLEEQLKDVTDKYKRALADAENVRQRSQKLVEEAKLYGIQSFCKDLLEVADILEKATESVPKEEIKDDNPHLKSLYEGLVMTEMQIQKVFKKHGLIRVDPVGAKFDPYEHEALFHAPVEGQEPGTIALVSKIGYKLHGRTLRPALVGVVKDA